The following are encoded together in the Narcine bancroftii isolate sNarBan1 unplaced genomic scaffold, sNarBan1.hap1 Scaffold_152, whole genome shotgun sequence genome:
- the LOC138750461 gene encoding uncharacterized protein codes for MEPGFRLAVALRWYATPCEYRSISPIFGIGISTVCMVVQVVTAAWTKFLGKRLMSLPIGTRLQETNDSLVQRGTQCVPVPLMDHIFPLLPPACMLQPTTIAKAGIQWFCKRWSTTDSGELSLYWSLSHHISMSITSLCFPFTLQLLSCVCWPGSTHDARVLTNSPLYRKEEDQGGYHFPPDVSKDVNGVEVPAHLVGHLAYPLRNWLMKGFTQHQGLDLDQQRFNKALNSARIVVEHAYCRLNGCRWCLSNRLDISTTLVPGVVFARCVLHNICEINKEDFLSEWTLVEADGPAPISTDCHNQQAHGHQAIHSAILSIL; via the exons ATGGAGCCGGGATTTCGATTAGCTGTGGCTCTGCGctggtatgccaccccttgtgagtatcgatccatcagtcccatctttggaataggcatcagcaccgtgtgcatggtggtgcaggtgGTGACGGCCGCCTGGACGAAGTTCCTCGGTAAACGTCTCATGTCCCTGCCCATTGGAACACGTCTCCAGGAGACCAATGACAGCTTGGTGCAAAGGGGTACCCAATGTGTGCCGGTGCCATTGATGGAtcacatattcccattattgcccccagcttgcatgctgcagcctactacaatcgcaaaggcTGGCATTCAATGGTTCTGCAAGCGGTGGTcgaccacagattctggtgagcTAAGCCTTTATTGGTCTTTATCACATCACATCTCAATGTCTATCACTTCACTGTGCTTTCCATTCACGTTACAGCTTCTCAGCTGTGTTTGTTGGCCGGGCAGTACCCATGATGCCCGAGTGCTTaccaactctcctctgtatagaaaggAAGAGGACCAGGGCGGATACCACTTCCCACCTGAC gtgtccaaggatgttaatggagtggaggtTCCAGCGCATCTTGTGGGTCATCTGGCATATCCACTACGaaattggctgatgaaggggttcacacagcaccaaggactggatctggatcagcaaagatttaacaaggcccttaattctgcaaggatagtggtggaacatgcatatTGCCGTCTAAATGGCTGCCGGTGGTGCCTGTCCAACCGTCTGGATATCTCTACCACCTTAGTCCCAGGTGTTGTGTTTGCTCGCTGTgtcctgcacaatatatgtgagattaacaaggaagactttCTGTCAGAGTGGAcgttggttgaagcagatggtcctgcacccattagcacagattgtcacaatcagcaggcccatgggcaccaggccatccattctgccattttgtccatcctgtaa
- the LOC138750470 gene encoding microtubule-actin cross-linking factor 1-like isoform X4 produces the protein MEEEDDAMGSFAEMGERLNDHQQGLKEHRQKLSQKEQELVLAIEAAQTFLEQNVQDPLRDEEVALQENLNVLMEEYESALSSADSQLNVIEDLHLELQKFRKDHDEFETLMIHSEKELQKIKAEEFDSTSLTFKLKKQKFLFNDFQFLKGDLRYLRRSWKSLFDAAFLFEIRNAIESYKIPIDPDAISQRVEETVESADARFNALRSECIGLGIRLSTKVFEQWQEKADELRLWLERVERERRMVQLEAIPNPEILQQELENIMVLQGEISEHEDGVEKLQEAAKCLLNLSNDVVPNIVQLRKTTATIEQRFQRLRQETSEQKRTLERTNVQVEDLEDS, from the exons ATGGAGGAAGAGGACGATGCGATGGGGTCATTTGCTGAGATGGGCGAAAGACTGAATGACCACCAGCAAGGCCTGAAG gAACATCGCCAAAAGTTGTCCCAGAAAGAGCAAGAGTTGGTTTTGGCCATAGAGGCAGCTCAGACTTTCCTGGAACAAAATGTCCAGGACCCTTTGCGAGACGAGGAAGTTGCACTGCAGGAGAACTTGAATGTCTTGATGGAGGAGTACGAATCCGCTTTATCAAgtgcagattctcaattaaacgtGATTGAGGATCTGCATCTAGAACTGCAGAAGTTCCGAAAAG ATCATGATGAATTTGAAACATTAATGATTCATTCAGAAAAGGAACTACAAAAAATAAAAGCTGAGGAATTTGACTCCACGTCATTGACATTCAAACTTAAGAAgcagaaattcctcttcaatgaTTTTCAGTTTCTCAAAGGGGATCTAAGATACCTCAGACGATCTTGGAAAAGTCTCTTCGATGCTGCCTTTCTCTTTGAAATCAGGAATGCAATTGAAAGCTACAAGATCCCAATTGATCCTGATGCCATAAGCCAACGTGTGGAGGAGACGGTTGAAAGCGCCGATGCTCGCTTCAACGCACTTCGATCAGAA TGCATTGGACTTGGAATCCGTCTTAGCACCAAGGTATTTGAACAATGGCAAGAGAAGGCAGATGAGCTGCGTTTGTGGCTAGAGAGAGTAGAAAGAGAAAGACGAATGGTTCAGCTGGAGGCCATCCCTAATCCAGAAATCTTGCAGCAAGAACTTGAAAATATCATG gttcttcagggaGAAATTTCTGAACATGAAGATGGTGTCGAAAAGTTACAGGAGGCAGCAAAGTGCCTGCTGAATTTGAGCAATGACGTTGTTCCAAATATAGTCCAGCTTCGAAAGACCACAG CTACCATCGAACAGAGATTCCAGCGTTTGCGTCAGGAAACATCAGAGCAGAAGAGGACGTTGGAACGGACAAATGTCCAAGTGGAAGATCTTGAAG ATTCGTGA